The DNA region TTATGGAGTTTGCACAGCAAAGTATGAATGCCATTTTTGGCAATACTAACGCACAGGCTGGAGTGTCAAATTTATTAGGCGGCACGGCGGAGTCTATCCTTTCTAAGATAGATTTTGCAGGGCTTGGCTATATGGGAAAAAGTCCCCTAGCTATGAATCAAGATGAACTTAAAGAGCTTGTTGGGGAGAATGGATTTTTTGGTGTCGCAAATACAGCAAATCGTATCGCGGACTTTGTGATACAAGGTGCTGGAGACAACCTTGAAAAGCTTCAAAAGGGCTTTGAGGGTATGAAAAAAGGCTTTGAAGAGGCACAAAATTTGTGGGGTGGAAAACTGCCTCAAATAAGCCAAGACACTATCAATCAAGCCCTAGAAAAGGTCAGCAAACGCATTGACGAGCTTGGCGGACAAACGCTAAATCTTGAGGCTTGAATCTAAGGCACATCTTGTGCCTTAACTTTCTTTTATCTTATAAAATCATTAATTATTTAAACTTGGAACACTTCTTGCTTTATCCCTTTCGAGCAATATTTTGAAAGGATTTAAAATGGGTTTTAGAATAAACACAAATATCGGTGCGTTAAACGCTCACGCAAATTCAGTGGTTAATGCAGGACAGCTCGATAAGTCTTTATCAAGACTAAGTTCTGGTCTTAGAATTAACTCAGCAGCAGATGATGCTTCAGGGATGGCGATAGCGGATTCTTTGCGTTCTCAAGCAGCCACTTTAGGGCAAGCTATTAATAATGGTAACGATGCCATAGGTATCTTACAAACAGCTGATAAGGCTATGGACGAGCAGCTTAAAATCTTAGATACTATCAAAACTAAGGCAACTCAAGCAGCTCAAGATGGTCAAAGTCTTAAAACAAGAACTATGCTTCAAGCAGACATCAACAGGCTTATGGAAGAGCTTGACAACATCGCTAATACAACTTCCTTTAACGGAAAGCAGCTTTTAAGTGGTGGTTTCATCAATCAAGAGTTTCAAATAGGCTCACAGTCTAATCAAACTATAAAAGCAACCATAGGACCAACACAATCTAGCAAAATCGGTCTTACGAGATTTGAAACGGGTGCGCAAATTATTCAAAGTAGTGAAGTTGAAATGACCATTAAAAATTATAATGGCTTAGAAGATTTTAAATTTCCTAAAATTAAAATTTCAACCTCAGTAGGAACAGGGCTTGGTGCTTTAGCTGAAGAGATTAATAGGGTAGCTGATAAAACAGGTGTTCGTGCTAGTTTCAATGTCCAAACAGTAGGTGCAAGACCTGTTATGAAAGGCACAACAAATGAAAATTTCGCTATTAATGGTGTAATTATTGGCAAAATTTCTTATGAAAATAATGACTCAAATGGTGCTTTAATCGCCGCTATCAATGCCGTTAAAGATACCACAGGCGTTCAAGCAGCTTTAGATGAAGAAGGTAAGCTAGTGCTTACTTCAGCTGATGGTCGTGGGATTAAAATCAGTGGCTATATAGGACCTGGTGCTGGCATAGCTATGAATATGATGGAAAACTATGGTCGTTTATCCTTAGTGAAAAATGATGGTAGAGATATAGCCATAGAGGGAACTGGCTTTGGCTTTGACAATGATAAACTGGTTTCTCAATCTTCTGTATCTTTAAGAGAGACTAAGGGTCAAATTTCTAAAGAATTAGCCGAAGCTATGGGCTTTAACTCTGTAGATAGGTTAGGAAGTGTCCAAGTAGGCGTTAGCGCTCTTTCAGTGCTTGCAGGAACAGGTATGAGTACTATTACTACACTTGTACATAGCAATGGTAGTGGTTTTTCTAAGTGGGTAACTACTAAAATCTCCAATGTGGGTCAAATGATAGATATAGGACCTGGACTTGGAACACTCTCTACTATGGGAGCAAGACTTTCAGCTTTGGGTATGTCAGGTTTAGCTTCTTTACAATTCTCTGCTGTTTATACAGTAGCTTTCAATGCTCTTTCGACAGTGAAAGGAGATTTACAAATAGGCTCTGCTCAAGCGGGTGGTCTTAGTGCTATTTTATCTCAAATCGGTGTTGTAAGAGAGACAAATAGAACTGATAATATCGGTCAAGTGCAAACTGCAGGTGTAACAACCCTCAAAGGTGCTATGGCGGTAATGGATGTTGTTGAAACAGCGACTATAAACCTAGACCAAATCCGTGCAGACATCGGTGCCGTGCAAAATCAGCTTCAAGTTACGATTAATAACATTACCGTAACTCAGGTCAATGTTAAAGCTGCTGAATCAACCATACGCGATGTGGATTTTGCTGCTGAGAGTGCCAATTTCTCAAAATATAACATTTTAGCTCAAAGTGGATCTTACGCTATGAGTCAGGCAAATCAAGTCCAACAAAATGTTCTAAAACTTTTACAATAATGCTTAATGGGTGCTTTTTGCACCCATTATACTCCACTACTTAGCTCCCACATCGGCAAAAAAATCCCTAAAGCTAAAAATAAAACCAAAATTCCCACAAGCAAAGTCATCAAGGGCTCTAAGAATTTTAAAAATATCTCAATAAAATCCTCTTGCTTTTCTTCGTAAAAATGGGCAATTTTAGCACTTAGAAGATCTAGCGTTCCACTTTTCATCGCACTATGAAGTAAAGAAATGACAAGCTCATCAAAAATCTCCGCTTTTTTAAAAGCTAAAGAAAGCTCTAATCCCTGCCCCAAAGAAAGCTCGATCTGCTTAAATTTCTCTTTTAAAAATTTATTTTCCACACTAGAACTTGCCAAATGAAAGGCTTGTGAGAGGGCATTACCGCTTTGTAAAAGTAAAGAGAAAATCATAAAAAAATAATAATTTTGATGATAAAGAATAAAACGCGAGAAAAAAGGAAACTTTAAAAGCATCAAATCCACCCAAAAAGCAAATTTGACACTTTTTTTATAAATGACAATAAATCCACTCAAAAAGCCTACAAAAACGCAAATCAAAGACAAATAATTCTCACTTAAAAATACATAAATATTAAGTAGAATTTGCGTCATTAAGGGCAAATTTGCTCCCAAACTTTCAAAAATGTCCAAAAATTCAGGTACAACAAAAAACATTAAAAATAAAAACGCCCCAAAAAGTGCCAAAAAAACTAAACAAGGATAGTGAATCGCCTTTTTAAAACGCTTTTTGTTTAAAATCAGCTTTGTTCTTAATTCTGCAATTTGAGAAAAAATATGTGCCAAATTTCCCGTCTTTTCGCCCATTTTAATGAGGCTTAATTCGCTCAAGTTTAAATTTAACGCTAAATTGCTAAATGCCACACTTAAACTCTGCCCAGAATTTAAATTCACACTTAATTCTTTTGCCGCGTCTTTTAAATGTTTGCTAGAGTTTTCACTCATCAAATTTAAAGCTTCCTTAATGCTTAATCCCGCATTAAGCAAGAGGGCAAATTCTTTAAAAAAAGCACAAAAAAGCGTATCGCTAATCTTAATCCTACTTTGCTTTTTAAGTTCCTTTAAGCTTATAATTTGCAAATTTTGTTTCAAAGCCATAGTTTGGGCGGTGTTAAGATTTTTCGCCTTGATGATTTTCTTTAATTTTTGCTGATTTTTAAGATAATAAAGCTCATAAATTCTCACCCCACTACCCTCATAAGCTCATTAAAACTTATTATGCCACTTTTTGCCTTTTTAAGTCCTAGCTCAAACATCGTTAAAAAGCCTTGTTTTCTAGCGTAAGTTAAAAGCTCATTTTTGCTAGCATTTTTACGAATTAGCTCTTTTAAACCCTCATCAAGCTCCAAACACTCTTCTAGCAACTCCCTCCCCCAAAAGCCACTAAAATGGCACTTTTCACAGCCTTTAGCCTCGTAAAATACTTCCTCATCTTCAAGCTTTTGTATTTTACAATAGGGACAAAGCCTTCTTGCAAGGCGTTGAGCGATGATGAGATTAAGCGAAGAGGCTATTAAATAGGGCTTTGCTCTCATATCAAGCAAGCGTTCTATGGTAGAAAGGGCATCATTTGTATGGAGTGTGCTAAGGATTAAATGTCCTGTTTGCGCACCTTTTAAAGCTATATCAAGACTTTCTTCATCGCGGATTTCACCGACCATAATGATATCAGGATCCTGCCTTAAAATCGCCCTTAAAGCATTGCTAAAATCAAGCCCTGCTTTAGAATTAAGTGCGATTTGTTGAATTTGAGGCATTTTATATTCTATGGGATCTTCTGCGGTAATGATTTTTTTCTCCACACAAGCAAGACTTTTTAGACAAGCGTATAAAGTCGTGCTTTTACCGCTGCCTGTGGGTCCTGTGAGTAAAATCATACCAAAAGGTTTTTGGATATTTTTTGTAATTAAGGCTAAATTTTGCTTAGAAAAATGCAAATTTTCAAGGCTTAAAAGCTCCAAATCCTGCCTTAAAATTCTAAGCACCACACTTTCGCCCTTTTGCAAAGGTAAGGTTGAGATACGAAAGTCAAATTCTACGCCCTCGTAATTCTTATTAAAACTCCCATCTTGTGCTTTTCTGCTTTGGGCGACATTTAAATGTGCCAAAAGTTTAATGTGAAAAATCAAAGCCTGATAAAGCTGCTCCTCCAAAACACAAAAAAGACGCAACACCCCATCGACACGAAAACGAATCAAGGCTTCATTTTCCAAACTTTCTATATGCACATCGCTTGCTCTTAATTTCAAAGCCTCTTGCAAGATAAAATTAAAAAGCAAACTCACGCCACTTTGCTCGTTTTCTTTAGAATTTGCATTTAATTCTTGTTTTAAATTGCTACTTAACTCTTTTAATTTTTGCTTAATGTAAAGCTTATTTAAATTTTGATTTAAGGAATAAATATCGCAAAGTGCATTTTTGATAAATTTGGAGCGAAAAAGATGCTCTATTTTACTTAAAAGCTCCAAATTTATGGGTTTAGAAGAGAGGATAAAGATACTTTCATCATCTTTTTGTAAGGGTAAAATTTGATTTTTCCAAAGCAAAGAAAAGGCAAAAGAATCACACAAATTTTCATCAATATCTTTCAATTCTACAAATTCTAAATCTAAATACTTTGCTAAAGCTCTTAAAAAATCTTCACTTTTCACGCCTAAATTGACAAAAAGCAAATTTAAATCAAGCTCATTTTTTAAATAAAGCTCAAATAAAAAATGCCTCAAATTCTCATCTTCAAAGCCTTCTTTTGCTTCTTTGTCAAAACCTAAATTTTTTAAAAATTCCATCATCTTGCCTCATAAAGCTCAAACACCCTTTTTGCCTCCACCACTTCGCCTAAAGCCTCCTTAGCCTTAGCAAATAAAAGTAGGCTTTGCTTAGAACTTGCATCCATTTCATTTGCTTTCAAGGACCAAAAAATCGACTTTTTATAATCTTTATTTTCCAAATAAAGCTCAGCTAATTTTAAAGCCTTTTCAATGCTAGGATTTTGATAAAACGATCTTTTTAGATTTGCTAAATTGAGGGCATTGGAGCTGATGATGAATTTTTGCGGAGGATTTTGTAAAAGCTCTAATTCCTCCCTTAAAAGTTCTTTTTCTCTTTCAAGTTTTTGATGGTTTATTTTTTGCTTTTCTTGTGTGATTTTTGCTTGGTCTATTTTGCTTTCTAAAGCCCTTTTTTCAGCATTTGCTTTTAAAAAAAGTTCTTTTTTCTCTTGCCATTTTTCCCAAAAGAAAAAAGCACCCCAAAGGGCAAAAATTCCCACAAAAAGCCCTAAAACTCTTTTAAGCCATAATTTTTTCAAATATCTTTTATATGCTTTTTCTAGTTCATAAATTCGCTCTTGCATATTAACCTAACAAATGATTTTCCAAAGCACTTAGCTTTAAAGCATATAAAGGCTCTTTATCCAAAAAGGCGTGAAGCTCTTTAAAGCCTTTCAAAAGTTTATCGACATTTCTTAAATTGTTTTTGCAAATTTTAAAAACAAATTGTAATTCTTTTTGCTCTAACCTTACGCCGTGTTTTTCCTCCACATAATTTAAAAGTTCTTCTTTTTCTAAGCCTTTTAGCTCAAATTCCGCTAAAATTCTGCTTTTAAAATGCTCTTTTGTAAAAATTTTAAGTCTTTTATGTGAGCTTAAAAGCACCAAATTTAAATCACTATAAAGGCGTAAAATTTCAAACAAATCTTCTTCATACAAACCCACCTCATCAAACAAGAGTAAAGCCTTATTTTCCAAGTTTTGTAGGCGTTCTTTAAGCTGTTCTTTGTCTTTAAAAATTTCTGTGATTTTGATGGCATTTTTTTGCCTTGAAAAACGCTCCAAAATCACGCTTTTTCCACTTCCACTTTTGCCATAAAGGCAGATTAAGCCCTTTTTCGCTTCGCTAAGCTCATCAAGTCTTTTTAAAATTTGATCCTGACTTTTAATGCTAATAAACTCACTCATAATGCCTAAATCCCAAATCCTTAAGGCTTAAAACTCCCATTTGCTTATCCACTATGCTAGGCGTGATGATGAAAACAATTTCCGTGCTATTTGAGCTTGTCTCATCGCCACTAAATAAAAGCCCGAGCAAAGGAATTTTAGAGAGAAAATTGACCTCACTTGCTTCTTTGATTTGATTATGTGAGATAAGCCCACCTAAGATCAAGGTTTGATTATTTTCCATAGAAACGACTGTGGATAGCTTTTTTTGTATGGTATCAGGTGCTATGGTGCGGGGGCTACTTTGTCTTTGATTATCTTGAGGATATTTAAAATCACTAAGACTTGGATTAATGCGAAGCATAATTTTATTATCGTCCGAAATTTCAGGCAAAATGCTTAATAAAATCCCCACAAAAATAGAATAATTGCTAAAACTTTCACTCACCGTTGTGCCATTTTCTGTGCCTTTGGAGCTTTCTTTAACTTGGTAATTGATCGTATCACCTACCGAAATGATAGCTTGTTGATTATTTAAAGCCATAAGTTTAGGACTTGAAAGAACCTGAGTTTTGCCATTTTGCGAAAGAAAATTCAAAACAGAATTAAAATTAATATTCGCCCTTAAACCTAAATTTTTCACAAAACCCTGCCCACTTTGAAGCTGGATAAAAGAATTTTGCCCATTTTGCGTAGTGCTGGCAAAATCGAGATTGAAATTTTGCCAATTAATGCCGCTTGAGTGATTTTCATTTAAATTCACAGCGATAATGCTAACATCAATAATCACTTGTTTTTTAAGTCTATTTTCAAGCTTAGTGATATATTCTCCTATCTTTTTAAGCTGTATGGGTGTGCCTGTAACGATGATAATGCCAGCATTTGCATTGATAATAGGCATTTTTACCTCACCATAAGCTTCTAATAAAGCAGTGATTTCTTTTTCTATATTTTGCCAAAAGTCAAATTTTTCCATACTTTTAATCATATTATCATCACTCTCATCACTTAAATCATTTTCATTTTGTCTGGGCTTAGAATCCACAGAAGCCTTAATAATGCTTTGTCCTTCACGAATAGAAGTGATATAACTTAATTTAAAAATTTGCGTTGAAATTCCCCAAATGCTTAAAATCTTGCCATCGAATTCATAATTTAAATTATTTTCTTTCAGCAAAAGCTTAAAAATTTCCTCCAAAGTCATTTGGCTAATGTAAAGACTTTTTTGCATTTTTCCTAGTTCGTTTTTAGCCAATTCATCCTTAACAACTATGCTAAAAGTGCAATAGCTCGCAAGCTCATCAAGTGCTTCTTCTATACTTAAACTTTCTTTAATGTGAATATCAAAAAGTCTTTTTTTGCAGTCCATACCATAAAAAATCGAACAAAAAAACAAATTAATCAATAAAAATCTTAGCATTTTGCCTAAACTCTAAAGTAATATTTTGTTCATCATATTCAAAAATAACGCTTCTTGCGTCAATACGCCTTAAAATCGCATTATGAATAAGGTCATTTTCTTTATACCATTTATTATTAATCCTCACTTTTTGGGGAAAAATGGCTTGAATTTCTAGCTTTGCCATTTGTTCTAAAGTGGGATTTAAGAATGGATTTTGCAAATTTAACAATTTATTTTGTAAATCTTGTGCGTGCAAGCTAAACCCTAACAAACACGCACAAAAAATAGTCCTCACTCGCCTTGCTTTTCATCACTATAATCAGCCATAGCGATGCGTTTGAGCTGTCTATAACGGCGTTGAGCGTCCTTTTTATTACGCTCGAAAAGCTCACTTGCGTGTTGTGGATTAGCTTTTTTCAAAGAATTATAACGCACCTCATTCATCAAAAACTGCTCGTAAAGCTCCCAATTAGGCTCTTTGCTTACCATAGTGAGGGGATTTTTCCCCTCTTCTTCAAGACGCGGATCAAAGGTATAAAGAGGCCAGTAGCCACATTTTGTAGCTAATTCGCCCTGCTCACCAGAATAGCCAAGCCCACCCTTAATCCCGTGTGCGATACAAGGAGAGTAAGCTATCACCAAAGAAGGTCCCTCATAAGCCTCAGCAGCCTTTAAAACCTTAATAAGATGATTATAATTTGCACTTGAATTAACTTGTGCAACAAAAATATAACCATAAGTCATAGCGATTTGCCCTAGATCTTTTTTTTGCACAGGCTTACCAGCGGCGGCAAATTGTGCTACGGCTCCAGTGCGTGAAGATTTAGAGCTTTGACCGCCAGTATTAGAATACACTTCCGTATCCATAACTAAAATATTGACATTTTCCCCACTTGCTAAAACATGGTCAAGCCCTCCATAGCCTATATCATAAGCCCAGCCATCTCCACCAAAAATCCAGTGCGATTTTTTCATCAAAAAGCTTTTTAAATTTAAAATATCTCTAACGCCCTTGATATCTTTATGCTGTTCTAATAAAGGGACTAGTTTATCGCGGATTTGTAAGCTTTCCTCACCCTTGTCCTTATTTGCAATCCACTCTTTAAATAAGGCACTTATGGCATTTGGAACGGCATTGATATTTTCGTTCATAATATTTTTTATGCGTTCCCTTGTGTTTTCAGTAGCGATTTTCATACCTAAACCAAATTCAGCATTATCTTCAAATAAAGAATTTGCCCAAGCAGGTCCGTAGCCGTTTTTCACACTCTTTCTATAAGGAGTAGATGGAGCAGAACCTCCATAAATAGAACTACAGCCTGTCGCATTAGCGATAATCATTCTCTCACCAAAAAGCCTTGTAATAAGCGTAATATAAGGCGTCTCTCCACAACCCGGACAAGCGCCGTGAAATTCAAATAAAGGTTGAGCAAATTGTGCGCCTTTAACACTATCTTTACTTAAAATTTGATCTTTATATTCAATTTGCTTAAATAAATAATCGGCATTTTCTTGCTCTCCAAAGTCCATTTCTTCTTGCAAAGGCACCATTACTAAGGACTTTTCTTTAGTAGGACACTCATGCACACAAAGCTCACAACCTGTGCAATCAAGAGGAGAAACTTGAATTTTAAAACTTAATTTCTCCCCCTTAGTCCCCTTAGCGTCTAAAGCGTGTTCTTTTACACCTCTTGGGGCTTTTGACATTTCTTCATCATTGATTAAAAATGGACGGATAACAGCGTGAGGGCAGACAGATGCGCATTGATTACACTGGATACAATTTGCTTCAATCCAGCGTGGCACCATAACGCCTACGCCTCTTTTTTCAAATTCAGTCGTGCCGTGCTCAAAGCTTCCATCTTCATAGCCCAAAAACGCCGACACGGGCAAATCATCTCCCTTAGCTGCATTCATAGGTTTGACGATTTTCTCCACAAATTCCGTGCCTTTGTAGGCATTAACTTCTTCTTTTTCTTTAATTTCTAAATTTTTCCACTCAGGATCAACTTCCACCTTCACAAGCCCATCAGCACCCATATCTATGGCTTTATAATTCATCTCAACAATAGCATCGCCTTTTTTGCTATAAGACTTATAGGCAAGTTCCTTCATAAATTTTTGCGCATCTTCGTAAGGTATGATTTTAGCAAGTTTGAAAAAGGCTGATTGCATAATGGTATTTGTGCGGTTTCCAAGCCCTATGTCGCGGGCTAGTTTAGTAGCGTTGATGATATAAAAATTCACTTCTTTTTCCGCTAAAGTTTTTTTGACAAAATCAGGAAGCTGCCTTATAGTTTCTTCAGCGTTCCAAATGCTATTTAGCAAGAAAGTTCCACCTTTGCGAATTCCAGCTAAAACATCATAAATTTCCAAATAAGCCGCCACAGAACAGGCTACAAAATGAGGTGTTGAAACGAGGTAAGTGGAGCGGATAGGCTTTTTAGAAAAGCGTAAATGCGACCTTGTATAACCGCCCGATTTTTTAGAATCATAAGCAAAATAAGCTTGTGCGTAAAAATCTGTCTTATCGCCGATGATTTTAATGGAATTTTTATTTGCTCCCACAGTTCCGTCTGCTCCAAGTCCATAAAATAGGCACTCAATAGCACTCTCATCGCCAAGCGCGATT from Campylobacter upsaliensis includes:
- a CDS encoding CDC27 family protein, coding for MQERIYELEKAYKRYLKKLWLKRVLGLFVGIFALWGAFFFWEKWQEKKELFLKANAEKRALESKIDQAKITQEKQKINHQKLEREKELLREELELLQNPPQKFIISSNALNLANLKRSFYQNPSIEKALKLAELYLENKDYKKSIFWSLKANEMDASSKQSLLLFAKAKEALGEVVEAKRVFELYEAR
- the nifJ gene encoding pyruvate:ferredoxin (flavodoxin) oxidoreductase, with translation MSKVMKTMDGNEAAAYAAYAFTEVAGIYPITPSSPMADYTDMWAAAGKKNLFGMPVKLVEMQSEAGAAGSVHGSLQTGALTTTYTASQGLLLKIPNMYKIAGQLLPCVIHVAARSIASQALSIFGDHQDIYAARQIGFAMLCSHSVQETMDLAGVAHLAAIRGRVPFLHFFDGFRTSHEIQKVEVMDYAHFDRLLDREAVLAFRNSSLNPENPKTRGTAQNDDIYFQTRELTNRFYDALPDVVNDYMQEISKITGREYKPFTYYGHKEPERIVIAMGSVTQTLEEVVDYLNSKGEKVGVFKVYLYRPFSLKYFFDVMPKSVKKIAVLDRTKEPGSLGEPLYVDVKSAFYGRENAPLIVGGRYGLSSKDVDPAQMLAVFENLKQEQPKDGFTVGINDDVTHTSLKTGEKIALGDESAIECLFYGLGADGTVGANKNSIKIIGDKTDFYAQAYFAYDSKKSGGYTRSHLRFSKKPIRSTYLVSTPHFVACSVAAYLEIYDVLAGIRKGGTFLLNSIWNAEETIRQLPDFVKKTLAEKEVNFYIINATKLARDIGLGNRTNTIMQSAFFKLAKIIPYEDAQKFMKELAYKSYSKKGDAIVEMNYKAIDMGADGLVKVEVDPEWKNLEIKEKEEVNAYKGTEFVEKIVKPMNAAKGDDLPVSAFLGYEDGSFEHGTTEFEKRGVGVMVPRWIEANCIQCNQCASVCPHAVIRPFLINDEEMSKAPRGVKEHALDAKGTKGEKLSFKIQVSPLDCTGCELCVHECPTKEKSLVMVPLQEEMDFGEQENADYLFKQIEYKDQILSKDSVKGAQFAQPLFEFHGACPGCGETPYITLITRLFGERMIIANATGCSSIYGGSAPSTPYRKSVKNGYGPAWANSLFEDNAEFGLGMKIATENTRERIKNIMNENINAVPNAISALFKEWIANKDKGEESLQIRDKLVPLLEQHKDIKGVRDILNLKSFLMKKSHWIFGGDGWAYDIGYGGLDHVLASGENVNILVMDTEVYSNTGGQSSKSSRTGAVAQFAAAGKPVQKKDLGQIAMTYGYIFVAQVNSSANYNHLIKVLKAAEAYEGPSLVIAYSPCIAHGIKGGLGYSGEQGELATKCGYWPLYTFDPRLEEEGKNPLTMVSKEPNWELYEQFLMNEVRYNSLKKANPQHASELFERNKKDAQRRYRQLKRIAMADYSDEKQGE
- the mshL gene encoding pilus (MSHA type) biogenesis protein MshL, which codes for MLRFLLINLFFCSIFYGMDCKKRLFDIHIKESLSIEEALDELASYCTFSIVVKDELAKNELGKMQKSLYISQMTLEEIFKLLLKENNLNYEFDGKILSIWGISTQIFKLSYITSIREGQSIIKASVDSKPRQNENDLSDESDDNMIKSMEKFDFWQNIEKEITALLEAYGEVKMPIINANAGIIIVTGTPIQLKKIGEYITKLENRLKKQVIIDVSIIAVNLNENHSSGINWQNFNLDFASTTQNGQNSFIQLQSGQGFVKNLGLRANINFNSVLNFLSQNGKTQVLSSPKLMALNNQQAIISVGDTINYQVKESSKGTENGTTVSESFSNYSIFVGILLSILPEISDDNKIMLRINPSLSDFKYPQDNQRQSSPRTIAPDTIQKKLSTVVSMENNQTLILGGLISHNQIKEASEVNFLSKIPLLGLLFSGDETSSNSTEIVFIITPSIVDKQMGVLSLKDLGFRHYE
- a CDS encoding flagellin, translated to MGFRINTNIGALNAHANSVVNAGQLDKSLSRLSSGLRINSAADDASGMAIADSLRSQAATLGQAINNGNDAIGILQTADKAMDEQLKILDTIKTKATQAAQDGQSLKTRTMLQADINRLMEELDNIANTTSFNGKQLLSGGFINQEFQIGSQSNQTIKATIGPTQSSKIGLTRFETGAQIIQSSEVEMTIKNYNGLEDFKFPKIKISTSVGTGLGALAEEINRVADKTGVRASFNVQTVGARPVMKGTTNENFAINGVIIGKISYENNDSNGALIAAINAVKDTTGVQAALDEEGKLVLTSADGRGIKISGYIGPGAGIAMNMMENYGRLSLVKNDGRDIAIEGTGFGFDNDKLVSQSSVSLRETKGQISKELAEAMGFNSVDRLGSVQVGVSALSVLAGTGMSTITTLVHSNGSGFSKWVTTKISNVGQMIDIGPGLGTLSTMGARLSALGMSGLASLQFSAVYTVAFNALSTVKGDLQIGSAQAGGLSAILSQIGVVRETNRTDNIGQVQTAGVTTLKGAMAVMDVVETATINLDQIRADIGAVQNQLQVTINNITVTQVNVKAAESTIRDVDFAAESANFSKYNILAQSGSYAMSQANQVQQNVLKLLQ
- a CDS encoding type II secretion system F family protein, producing the protein MRIYELYYLKNQQKLKKIIKAKNLNTAQTMALKQNLQIISLKELKKQSRIKISDTLFCAFFKEFALLLNAGLSIKEALNLMSENSSKHLKDAAKELSVNLNSGQSLSVAFSNLALNLNLSELSLIKMGEKTGNLAHIFSQIAELRTKLILNKKRFKKAIHYPCLVFLALFGAFLFLMFFVVPEFLDIFESLGANLPLMTQILLNIYVFLSENYLSLICVFVGFLSGFIVIYKKSVKFAFWVDLMLLKFPFFSRFILYHQNYYFFMIFSLLLQSGNALSQAFHLASSSVENKFLKEKFKQIELSLGQGLELSLAFKKAEIFDELVISLLHSAMKSGTLDLLSAKIAHFYEEKQEDFIEIFLKFLEPLMTLLVGILVLFLALGIFLPMWELSSGV
- a CDS encoding transformation system protein, which encodes MHAQDLQNKLLNLQNPFLNPTLEQMAKLEIQAIFPQKVRINNKWYKENDLIHNAILRRIDARSVIFEYDEQNITLEFRQNAKIFID
- a CDS encoding transformation system protein, with the translated sequence MSEFISIKSQDQILKRLDELSEAKKGLICLYGKSGSGKSVILERFSRQKNAIKITEIFKDKEQLKERLQNLENKALLLFDEVGLYEEDLFEILRLYSDLNLVLLSSHKRLKIFTKEHFKSRILAEFELKGLEKEELLNYVEEKHGVRLEQKELQFVFKICKNNLRNVDKLLKGFKELHAFLDKEPLYALKLSALENHLLG
- a CDS encoding GspE/PulE family protein; its protein translation is MMEFLKNLGFDKEAKEGFEDENLRHFLFELYLKNELDLNLLFVNLGVKSEDFLRALAKYLDLEFVELKDIDENLCDSFAFSLLWKNQILPLQKDDESIFILSSKPINLELLSKIEHLFRSKFIKNALCDIYSLNQNLNKLYIKQKLKELSSNLKQELNANSKENEQSGVSLLFNFILQEALKLRASDVHIESLENEALIRFRVDGVLRLFCVLEEQLYQALIFHIKLLAHLNVAQSRKAQDGSFNKNYEGVEFDFRISTLPLQKGESVVLRILRQDLELLSLENLHFSKQNLALITKNIQKPFGMILLTGPTGSGKSTTLYACLKSLACVEKKIITAEDPIEYKMPQIQQIALNSKAGLDFSNALRAILRQDPDIIMVGEIRDEESLDIALKGAQTGHLILSTLHTNDALSTIERLLDMRAKPYLIASSLNLIIAQRLARRLCPYCKIQKLEDEEVFYEAKGCEKCHFSGFWGRELLEECLELDEGLKELIRKNASKNELLTYARKQGFLTMFELGLKKAKSGIISFNELMRVVG